Genomic DNA from Candidatus Nitrosopumilus koreensis AR1:
TGGCAAATGGAGACAATCCCATAGCACTAAGTCCAGAGTATAAGGCATCTGAACAAACTTTGTGTCTATTGAATACATTCTGCAGTCCTTCTTCAAGTAAAATTGCTAATGCTTCTCTATATGCATATAGTAAAGGTAAGGCTGGTGTGAAAGGAGTATGTTTTTCTTCATCATAATATTTGAAGTATCTTGCTAAATTGAAATACATTGTAGCCGGAGGATTTTCTTGCATGTATTTTTTAGCTTTAGGGCTAACTGAAATTGGAGAAATTCCTGGAGGTGCAGCAATTGCTTTTTGTGCTCCAGTCATACATACATCAATATTCCATTTATCAACTGGAAGTGGTGCTCCACCTAAAAGAGATACAGAATCTACTACATAGAATGCATCATTTCTAGAAGTTAAGTCAGATACTTTATCAAGATAATTGACCATTGTTCCTGTTGATGTTTCGTTATGAACAACATAGAATGCTTTAACATCTTTGTTATTGTCAAATGCTTCTTTGACTTGATCAAATGTTGCATTTTGTCCAGGGGGGGTTTCAAGTTTTACAACATTAGCTCCTTGGCCTTCAATTAATTGAGATAATCTATTACTAAATTCACCATTAACTGGAATGATTACTTTGTCACCCTTCTTAACAAGATTAACAACGCCTGCTTCAACAGCACCAGTTCCAGATGCAGATAATGCTACAATATCGTTTTTAGTTTCAAAAACTTGTTGAGTTTTATCAACTACGTCTGTGTATAATTCAACAAAATCATCGCTTCTATGATTGATGATTGGTGCCAACATTGCTCTCATAACTCGATTAGGTACATTTGTTGGTCCAGGAAGCATTGAGAGATATTCCATACGTTATCTACCAGTCAGTACTATACGGGGTTTATTTATAATTAGAGATTTTTTAGACGTTCTTTGGCATTATTGTTTATCAAAAAAATTTCTGTGCCTTTGGGTACTAGAGAATTCCAATTCTGATCGCTAATAATCAAATCTCGAACATTTGTTCCAGACAGTTCGTTTCTTTTCAAAAAGGGAATTGGAATAACTTGAATATCTCGTTTTGAGTACAGATGATTTGTCAATTCATCATTGGAAAAAACTATATCAAATTCTGGAACTATAGTATCAATTTTTTCAATCCATTTTACATGATTATCTAAATCAGGGATAAAATAGATTGAAATTTTTTTTTTCATGGAATCATCTATTGATGACAGAATCATTTCCTTTCGTTCTTCTGCTGAAAAAGGATTATTTTTTTCAGGGGGTTTGTTAGAACTCCCCAAACCTACCCACAACTTATCTACTTTTGATAGAGCAAAGCGTAGCGCTTCAAGATGACCTAAGTGAAAAGGTTGGAATCTTCCTATCAATAGACCATTCATACAAAGATATAGAAAATTTCTTTTTAAAAAACTATCATAAAGAGTACCAAGAAGACAAACTTGTGGATTTTATAAAAATCAATGGAGAGTTTGGGGAAGGTGGAGGTCAAATTATTAGATCTGCAATTACTCTTTCATGCATTACAAAACAACCAATCCATATTGAAAACATTAGAAAGAAGAGAAAAGTTCCTGGGTTAAAACCACAACATCTTACTGCAATTAAAATTTTAAAAAAAATTTCAAATTCCAAAGTTATTGGTGATGAGATTGGCTCTACTGAATTAAAATTTATTCCAGGACAAATTGAAAATTCAAAGTTATTTGAAGACGTAGGAACTGCAGGAAGTATATCGTTAATTTTACAAGTTTTAATTCCTGTAGTAGCAATCTCACAAAAAAAACTTGAACTTACTATCAAAGGAGGCACAGATGTACAATGGAGTCCTACAATTGACTATACACACCATGTTCTAAAAGAAGCATATTCAAGAATGGGAATTCAATTTTCATTTGAATTAAAAAAAAGAGGGTATTATCCAAAAGGAAATGGTGAAATTGATTTGAAGATTAATCCATCAATAATAAGAGCTATTTCATTTTCAAAAAGAAAGACAACTCAAGCAAAAATTGTTTCTACCTTATCAAAAATATCATTTAAAAAAATTGAAAGCGAGATTATGAAGATTAAAGAAAAATTAACTAAAGAAGATTTTCTTGTTGAAGTAGAAATTAAAGAACAAGAGGCTCTAGATTCTGGTGCATCTTTACTAATTTACAGTATTGATGAGAATTCAATCATAGGAAT
This window encodes:
- a CDS encoding pyridoxal-phosphate-dependent aminotransferase family protein, whose amino-acid sequence is MEYLSMLPGPTNVPNRVMRAMLAPIINHRSDDFVELYTDVVDKTQQVFETKNDIVALSASGTGAVEAGVVNLVKKGDKVIIPVNGEFSNRLSQLIEGQGANVVKLETPPGQNATFDQVKEAFDNNKDVKAFYVVHNETSTGTMVNYLDKVSDLTSRNDAFYVVDSVSLLGGAPLPVDKWNIDVCMTGAQKAIAAPPGISPISVSPKAKKYMQENPPATMYFNLARYFKYYDEEKHTPFTPALPLLYAYREALAILLEEGLQNVFNRHKVCSDALYSGLSAMGLSPFAKEEDRSISIVALNYLDGLEDKTFRNTLANKFKVLVAGGFGNLKGKVFRVGCMGEVSPYHVMRTISAISSTLAMMGYEVDSQAGLKTAEEKLKSL
- a CDS encoding nicotinamide-nucleotide adenylyltransferase, which encodes MNGLLIGRFQPFHLGHLEALRFALSKVDKLWVGLGSSNKPPEKNNPFSAEERKEMILSSIDDSMKKKISIYFIPDLDNHVKWIEKIDTIVPEFDIVFSNDELTNHLYSKRDIQVIPIPFLKRNELSGTNVRDLIISDQNWNSLVPKGTEIFLINNNAKERLKNL
- the rtcA gene encoding RNA 3'-terminal phosphate cyclase, producing the protein MDFIKINGEFGEGGGQIIRSAITLSCITKQPIHIENIRKKRKVPGLKPQHLTAIKILKKISNSKVIGDEIGSTELKFIPGQIENSKLFEDVGTAGSISLILQVLIPVVAISQKKLELTIKGGTDVQWSPTIDYTHHVLKEAYSRMGIQFSFELKKRGYYPKGNGEIDLKINPSIIRAISFSKRKTTQAKIVSTLSKISFKKIESEIMKIKEKLTKEDFLVEVEIKEQEALDSGASLLIYSIDENSIIGIDALYDKKTQRFKLDYNKFLDDQSVDGNLADMLVVPASLAEGKTTFEVKEITKHLETNLFVTSKITGCKYGIGRLSNGFEVIIEGISYPSIK